In one Myotis daubentonii chromosome 1, mMyoDau2.1, whole genome shotgun sequence genomic region, the following are encoded:
- the RDH11 gene encoding retinol dehydrogenase 11 isoform X1, with the protein MIGVLLLLLLLPLLLFIAAPQIRKMLSNGVCTSTAQLPGKVAVVTGANTGIGKETAKELAQRGARVYIACRDVQKGELVAKEIQTMTGNQQVFVRKLDLADTKSIRAFAEGFLADEKHLHILINNAGVMMCPYSKTADGFEMHIGVNHLGHFLLTHLLLEKLKESAPSRVVNVSSLAHALGRIHFHNLQGEKFYSAGLAYCHSKLANILFTKELARRLEGSGVSVYSVHPGTVHSELVRHSFSMRCMWRLFSFFIKTPQQGAQTSLHCALAEGLEILSGNHFSDCRVTWVSAQARNMTIARRLWDVSCDLLGIPLD; encoded by the exons ATGATTGgggtcctgctcctgctcctccttctcccccttctcctgttCATCGCTGCACCCCAAATCAG GAAAATGCTATCCAACGGGGTGTGTACATCGACTGCCCAGCTTCCAGGGAAGGTGGCAGTGGTTACTGGTGCCAACACAGGCATCGGGAAGGAGACAGCCAAAGAGCTGGCTCAAAGAG GAGCGCGTGTCTATATAGCTTGCCGGGATGTGCAAAAGGGGGAATTGGTGGCAAAAGAGATCCAGACCATGACAGGGAACCAACAGGTATTCGTGCGGAAACTGGACTTGGCTGATACTAAATCTATTCGAGCCTTCGCTGAGGGCTTCTTAGCAG ACGAAAAGCATCTCCACATTTTGATCAACAACGCAGGAGTGATGATGTGTCCCTACTCCAAGACTGCAGATGGCTTTGAGATGCATATAGGAGTCAACCACTTGG GTCACTTCCTCTTGACCCATCTGCTGCTAGAGAAGCTGAAGGAATCAGCCCCATCAAGGGTAGTGAACGTGTCTTCCTTAGCACATGCCCTGGGAAGGATCCATTTCCATAATCTTCAGGGCGAGAAATTCTACAGTGCAGGTCTGGCCTACTGCCATAGCAAGTTAGCCAACATTCTCTTCACCAAGGAACTGGCCCGGAGGCTAGAAG GCTCTGGCGTTTCAGTGTATTCTGTACACCCTGGCACAGTCCACTCTGAATTGGTTCGGCACTCATTTTCCATGAGATGTATGTGGCGGCTTTTCTCCTTCTTCATCAAGACCCCTCAGCAGGGAGCCCAGACCAGCCTGCACTGTGCCTTAGCAGAAGGTCTTGAGATCCTAAGTGGGAATCATTTCAG tGACTGCCGGGTGACGTGGGTCTCTGCCCAGGCTCGGAATATGACAATAGCAAGGCGGCTATGGGACGTCAGCTGTGACCTGCTGGGCATCCCTCTGGATTGA
- the RDH11 gene encoding retinol dehydrogenase 11 isoform X2 codes for MIGVLLLLLLLPLLLFIAAPQIRKMLSNGVCTSTAQLPGKVAVVTGANTGIGKETAKELAQRGARVYIACRDVQKGELVAKEIQTMTGNQQVFVRKLDLADTKSIRAFAEGFLADEKHLHILINNAGVMMCPYSKTADGFEMHIGVNHLGSGVSVYSVHPGTVHSELVRHSFSMRCMWRLFSFFIKTPQQGAQTSLHCALAEGLEILSGNHFSDCRVTWVSAQARNMTIARRLWDVSCDLLGIPLD; via the exons ATGATTGgggtcctgctcctgctcctccttctcccccttctcctgttCATCGCTGCACCCCAAATCAG GAAAATGCTATCCAACGGGGTGTGTACATCGACTGCCCAGCTTCCAGGGAAGGTGGCAGTGGTTACTGGTGCCAACACAGGCATCGGGAAGGAGACAGCCAAAGAGCTGGCTCAAAGAG GAGCGCGTGTCTATATAGCTTGCCGGGATGTGCAAAAGGGGGAATTGGTGGCAAAAGAGATCCAGACCATGACAGGGAACCAACAGGTATTCGTGCGGAAACTGGACTTGGCTGATACTAAATCTATTCGAGCCTTCGCTGAGGGCTTCTTAGCAG ACGAAAAGCATCTCCACATTTTGATCAACAACGCAGGAGTGATGATGTGTCCCTACTCCAAGACTGCAGATGGCTTTGAGATGCATATAGGAGTCAACCACTTGG GCTCTGGCGTTTCAGTGTATTCTGTACACCCTGGCACAGTCCACTCTGAATTGGTTCGGCACTCATTTTCCATGAGATGTATGTGGCGGCTTTTCTCCTTCTTCATCAAGACCCCTCAGCAGGGAGCCCAGACCAGCCTGCACTGTGCCTTAGCAGAAGGTCTTGAGATCCTAAGTGGGAATCATTTCAG tGACTGCCGGGTGACGTGGGTCTCTGCCCAGGCTCGGAATATGACAATAGCAAGGCGGCTATGGGACGTCAGCTGTGACCTGCTGGGCATCCCTCTGGATTGA